The Longimicrobium sp. genome contains the following window.
ATTCGGTTCAGGATGGATTCGTGCGAGGGAGCCGCTACCGCATCTTCGCGTAGAAGCGGCGGGTGTTCTCGACGAGCCGGGCGGCGAGCTCGTCGAACGGCTCGCCGCGGATCTCCGCCGCGCGGCGCGCCACGTGGGGGACGAAGGCGGGCTCGTTGGTCTTGCCGCGGTGGGGGAGGGGGGCCAGGTAGGGCGTGTCGGTCTCGACCAGGATGCGGTCCGCCGGCACCATGCGCACGAAGTCGGCCCCCTCGAACTTCTTGAAGGTGACCATCCCCGAGAAGCTGGCGTACCAGCCGAGCGCCAGCGCCTCCTCCAGCAGCTCCCGGCCGCTGGAGAAGGAGTGCAGCACGCCCAGCGTCCCCGCCCCGCCCTCGCGCAGCATGGCCCGCAGGTCGTCGTCGGCCTCGCGCGAGTGGACGATCACCGGCAGCCCCGTCTCGCGCCCCAGCTCCAGGTGCGCCGCGAAGCTCTCGCGCTGCGTTCCACGCGGCGAGAAGTCGTAGTGGTAGTCGAGCCCCGTCTCCCCCACCGCCACCACCCGGGGGTGCGCCAGCAGCCCGCGCACGCGCCCGAGCGTCTCCGCGGAGAAGGTGCTCGCCGCGTGCGGGTGGATCCCCGCCGTCGACCACACCTCGGGGAAGCGCTCCGCCAGCCCCAGGCACACCGGCGCGTCGTCCGCGTCCGTCGCGATGGTGACGATGCCGGCCACCCCGGCCGCGCGCGCCCGCTCGACCACCTCGTCCACCTGCGGGAGGATGCGCTCGTCGGCGAGGTGGGCGTGGGCGTCGATGAACTGCATGGTGCGTGAGTGCGAAAGTGCGAAAGTGCGAAAGTGGGAAAGTGCGAAAGTGCGGCGGGGAATCTAACGGGCGAGGGACGGCACAAAAGAGCGAGCCGCCGCGGGAGCGAATCCCACGGCGGCTCGATCGTCTCTCAGCAGGCCGAGTGCGCGCGGCTACTCACGCACTCACGCACTC
Protein-coding sequences here:
- a CDS encoding TatD family hydrolase, with product MQFIDAHAHLADERILPQVDEVVERARAAGVAGIVTIATDADDAPVCLGLAERFPEVWSTAGIHPHAASTFSAETLGRVRGLLAHPRVVAVGETGLDYHYDFSPRGTQRESFAAHLELGRETGLPVIVHSREADDDLRAMLREGGAGTLGVLHSFSSGRELLEEALALGWYASFSGMVTFKKFEGADFVRMVPADRILVETDTPYLAPLPHRGKTNEPAFVPHVARRAAEIRGEPFDELAARLVENTRRFYAKMR